One region of Thalassophryne amazonica chromosome 16, fThaAma1.1, whole genome shotgun sequence genomic DNA includes:
- the tmem100a gene encoding transmembrane protein 100: MPEDANKNNMGVPAAPERVLSEKTRTAESPSAPVISVSVPLVNEVQLSAATGGTELSCYRCTVPFGVVVLIAGIVVTAVAYSFNSHGSTISYFGLVLLSAGLLLLVSSAVCWKVRLERKKEQRRESQTTLVTHHRSIFT, from the coding sequence ATGCCAGAAGACGCTAACAAGAACAACATGGGAGTACCAGCAGCTCCAGAGAGGGTTCTGTCAGAGAAGACCAGGACCGCCGAGAGTCCCTCTGCTCCAGTGATCTCAGTGAGCGTCCCCCTGGTTAATGAGGTCCAGCTGTCTGCAGCCACCGGTGGGACAGAGCTGTCCTGCTACCGCTGCACGGTTCCTTTCGGCGTGGTGGTCCTCATCGCGGGAATTGTGGTCACAGCTGTGGCTTACAGCTTCAACTCTCATGGATCCACCATCTCGTACTTTGGCCTAGTGCTCCTGTCAGCCGGACTGCTGCTCCTGGTGTCCAGCGCGGTTTGCTGGAAAGTGAGACTGGAGAGGAAGAAAGAGCAGCGGCGGGAGAGCCAAACAACTCTGGTCACACACCACAGGAGCATTTTCACTTGA
- the pctp gene encoding phosphatidylcholine transfer protein, whose protein sequence is MCVWRCVRVCGGAVMSLLFSEEDFEEAWKELDERQLDGGWEFFLQTMDVEIYRLYKKETGLYEYKVFGVLSTCSPELCADVYMDLEYRKQWDGYVKELYEKEYDGHNAIYWQVNYPLTMSNRDYVYVRERRDLHVNGRKICVILAKSSPETPCPEKRGVVRVKDYKQSVALEANGSSGTKVFMNYFDNPGGMIPTWLINWAAKTGVPGFLTDMQKACSNYKNCSQKK, encoded by the exons ATGTGTGTGTGGCGTTGCGTGCGTGTTTGCGGAGGAGCTGTCATGTCGCTGCTGTTCTCAGAGGAGGACTTTGAGGAGGCCTGGAAGGAGCTCGACGAGCGTCAGCTAGACGGGGGTTGGGAGTTCTTCCTCCAGACCATGGACGTGGAGATCTACCGGCTTTATAAAAAG GAAACTGGACTTTATGAGTACAAAGTCTTTGGTGTTCTCTCGACGTGCAGTCCAGAGCTGTGTGCAGACGTCTACATGGACTTGGAGTATCGAAAACAATGGGATGGATACGTCAAAG AACTGTACGAGAAGGAGTACGACGGCCACAACGCCATCTACTGGCAGGTGAACTACCCGTTGACCATGTCAAACAGAGAC TATGTGTACGTGAGGGAGCGACGAGATCTCCATGTGAACGGCAGGAAGATCTGCGTGATCCTGGCAAAAAGTTCTCCAGAGACACCGTGTCCAGAAAAACGCGGGGTGGTGCGGGTGAAGGACTATAAGCAGAGCGTCGCCCTGGAGGCCAACGGTTCCTCTGGGACTAAAG TTTTCATGAATTACTTCGACAACCCCGGTGGAATGATTCCTACCTGGTTGATCAACTGGGCAGCGAAG ACTGGTGTTCCAGGTTTCTTAACAGATATGCAGAAAGCCTGCAGCAACTACAAAAACTGCTCTCAGAAGAAATGA